A window of the Hypomesus transpacificus isolate Combined female chromosome 22, fHypTra1, whole genome shotgun sequence genome harbors these coding sequences:
- the LOC124484598 gene encoding voltage-dependent P/Q-type calcium channel subunit alpha-1A-like, which yields MRRPTPENSTWAERRSTVVYALRSTTFNTWRMLTLGAEYGAWAQSPAGLRRRPAVVCDNDDVTDSCVDHEQSWRTENMDNTHYDRVYHLSEPVASEERGIRRIIRKHDALNNTPWSSNRMARFAEDLPTRYGGRGAPGAGRGGARVGGAPGGQRMYKQSMAQRARTMAIYNPNPVKQNCFTVNRSLFIFREDNLIRKYAKRITEWPPFEYMILATIIANCIVLALEQHLPASDKTPMSERLDDTEPYFIGIFCFEAGIKIIALGFAFHKGSYLRNGWNVMDFVVVLTG from the exons ATGAGGCGACCGACCCCCGAAAACTCGACATGGGCGGAAAGGCGTTCAACTGTGGTTTATG CCTTGCGTTCTACCACCTTTAACACTTGGAGGATGCTGACTTTGGGCGCGGAATACGGCGCTTGGGCTCAGTCTCCAGCGGGACTCCGTAGACGGCCAGCTGTGGTGTGTGACAACGATGATGTAACTGACAGTTGTGTTGACCATGAGCAGTCATGGAGAACTGAGAATATGGATAATACACATTATGACAGAGTTTATCATCTCAGTGAGCCTGTTGCTTCCGAAGAGAGAGGCATACGACGCATTATTCGTAAACACGACGCCCTGAACAACACACCTTGGTCCAGCAACAG AATGGCTCGCTTCGCAGAAGATCTACCCACCCGCTATGGAGGCAGAGGGGCGCCGGGCGCCGGTAGAGGGGGAGCCCGGGTTGGTGGTGCTCCAGGCGGCCAAAGGATGTACAAGCAGTCGATGGCTCAAAGAGCTAGGACAATGGCTATATACAACCCCAACCCTGTCAAACAGAACTGCTTCACTGTCAACCGGTCCTTGTTCATCTTTCGAGAGGACAATCTCATAAGGAAGTATGCAAAGCGAATAACTGAATGGCC TCCGTTTGAGTACATGATTCTGGCAACCATCATCGCCAACTGTATCGTGCTTGCGCTGGAGCAACATCTGCCGGCCAGTGACAAGACGCCCATGTCAGAACGCCTG gaTGACACAGAGCCCTACTTTATTGGAATATTCTGTTTTGAGGCCGGCATTAAGATCATCGCCCTGGGCTTCGCCTTTCACAAAGGCTCCTACCTCCGAAACGGCTGGAACGTAATGGACTTCGTGGTCGTCCTCACTGGGTGA